Proteins from a single region of Pirellulales bacterium:
- a CDS encoding GAF domain-containing protein, whose product MNADPSSTAADLLSQSESAPDLIAALKQRVEELAKEVDERRRAEVGLRKEVERHSRTEHQLSALVRVSAALTDTLDPSHVLASLLDFSQRLFPADAYAIWRLHARTGQWQIAAAANLSEEFQRGVVAVLEQSPGMPETPVVADDVFALPLLADRKAAYRAEGIRSLLAVPLRMHGQVRGTLAW is encoded by the coding sequence ATGAACGCTGATCCCTCTTCGACGGCCGCCGATCTGCTCTCGCAATCGGAATCGGCGCCGGACCTCATCGCCGCGCTCAAGCAGCGCGTCGAAGAGCTGGCCAAGGAAGTCGACGAGCGACGGCGGGCCGAAGTCGGGTTGCGGAAGGAAGTCGAGCGACATTCACGCACGGAGCACCAGTTGAGCGCCCTGGTGCGGGTCTCGGCCGCGCTCACCGACACGCTCGATCCATCCCACGTTTTGGCCTCGCTCCTCGATTTCTCCCAGCGGCTGTTTCCCGCCGACGCCTATGCTATCTGGCGGCTGCACGCGCGGACCGGCCAATGGCAGATCGCAGCGGCGGCAAATCTCTCTGAGGAATTTCAGCGGGGCGTCGTGGCCGTCTTGGAACAGTCGCCGGGGATGCCCGAAACGCCGGTGGTGGCCGACGACGTCTTCGCTTTGCCCCTGCTGGCCGATCGCAAAGCGGCATATCGGGCAGAGGGGATACGCTCGCTGCTGGCGGTCCCCTTGCGGATGCACGGGCAAGTGCGCGGCACGCTCGCCTGGTGA
- a CDS encoding PspA/IM30 family protein yields the protein MTLFGRINDILTANLNDLVDRFEDPEKMLRQAVREMDDTIAAATSAAARSIACEKLLGKEIESQHGQASRWQHRAAAAVSAGDDDHARRALMRRREHERLAGVFEEQRAAAEDASARLRRRIDAMKVKRAEAGRMMVALAARQCVAQAYRRLGAHASGDAGRSVLDRFERLRQRVELVESETEALLELAELDESDGWQDREAAAEIAVELTALKGNDRGTPGPIGP from the coding sequence ATGACACTTTTCGGACGCATCAACGATATTCTCACGGCGAACCTAAACGATCTCGTCGATCGCTTTGAAGACCCGGAAAAAATGTTGCGGCAAGCGGTGCGAGAGATGGACGACACGATCGCCGCGGCCACCAGCGCGGCCGCCCGCTCGATCGCCTGCGAGAAGTTGCTGGGCAAGGAAATCGAGTCGCAGCACGGCCAGGCTTCGCGTTGGCAACACAGAGCGGCGGCAGCCGTCTCCGCCGGCGACGACGACCATGCCCGTCGCGCACTCATGCGGCGCCGCGAGCATGAGCGGCTGGCAGGGGTGTTCGAAGAACAACGTGCGGCGGCCGAAGATGCCAGCGCTCGGCTGCGCCGCCGCATCGATGCCATGAAGGTAAAACGTGCCGAGGCCGGAAGGATGATGGTCGCATTGGCGGCACGCCAATGCGTGGCGCAGGCCTACCGCCGCCTGGGCGCGCACGCGAGTGGCGACGCGGGGCGCTCGGTCCTTGATCGTTTCGAGCGATTGCGGCAGCGCGTCGAGCTGGTCGAATCCGAGACCGAGGCGCTTTTGGAGCTGGCCGAGCTCGATGAGTCTGACGGGTGGCAGGACCGTGAAGCTGCCGCTGAGATCGCGGTGGAACTGACGGCGCTCAAGGGGAACGACCGAGGAACTCCAGGGCCGATCGGACCGTAA
- a CDS encoding OsmC family protein translates to MKRTASAAWSGDLKQGKGTLTTPSGVLKETPYSFTTRFEQGAGTNPEELIAAAHAGCFTMALSASLGRAGFTPDRLSTKASLDLEQIDGNWTITAIQLDLTAKVPGIDAQRFNEIAADAKANCPVSRVLNAKITLDAKLESA, encoded by the coding sequence ATGAAACGGACAGCATCAGCGGCGTGGTCGGGCGATTTGAAACAAGGCAAGGGTACGCTCACGACTCCCAGTGGCGTGCTGAAGGAAACGCCCTATTCGTTCACGACCCGCTTCGAGCAGGGCGCCGGCACAAACCCGGAAGAACTGATTGCGGCGGCCCATGCCGGGTGTTTTACGATGGCCCTCTCAGCATCTTTAGGCCGCGCCGGGTTCACGCCCGACAGGCTTTCGACCAAGGCCTCGCTCGACCTGGAACAGATCGACGGCAACTGGACGATCACGGCCATCCAACTCGATCTGACCGCCAAGGTGCCGGGCATCGATGCGCAGCGATTCAACGAGATTGCGGCCGATGCCAAAGCCAACTGCCCGGTCTCGCGCGTGCTGAACGCCAAGATCACGCTCGACGCCAAGCTGGAGTCAGCCTGA
- a CDS encoding GNAT family N-acetyltransferase gives MNYRLATLDDIALLAAMNQELIRDEGHRNTMSLSQLQDRMRGWLQDEYRAVIFEDEGEAAGYALFRHESDWTYLRQFYVLPSKRRRGIGRKAVQWLRENEWSRSPRVRLEVLIGNSVAIQFWRSLGFSEYCLTMERDARSALPPS, from the coding sequence ATGAACTACCGTCTTGCCACGCTCGACGACATTGCTCTTCTTGCTGCGATGAACCAGGAATTGATTCGAGACGAAGGTCACCGCAATACGATGTCTCTTTCTCAACTGCAAGACCGCATGCGAGGATGGCTTCAGGACGAGTATCGGGCCGTGATCTTCGAAGACGAAGGCGAAGCGGCGGGCTATGCACTTTTCAGGCACGAGTCCGATTGGACGTATCTGCGTCAGTTTTATGTCTTGCCGTCAAAACGTCGCCGCGGTATCGGTCGAAAAGCCGTGCAGTGGTTGCGGGAAAACGAGTGGAGCCGCTCACCGCGTGTTCGGCTGGAGGTGCTTATCGGCAATTCGGTGGCCATCCAATTCTGGCGATCGCTCGGTTTTTCTGAGTACTGCCTTACGATGGAGCGCGACGCTCGATCGGCCCTCCCTCCTTCCTAG
- a CDS encoding MBOAT family protein → MALSLYGGFKWLTWQRAVCELRLMRPPLARSLAYLFLWPGMNATRFLSAAKVERPNGVEWLRGVRNVLTGTALVWLIAGRFLPRQPCAAGWAGLVGIGLWLHFGILQLLSLAWQRAGVYATPIMQRPASATSLADFWGRRWNTAFRDLAYQLIFRPLARRWGARRAMTAAFLFSGVLHDLAISVPARAGYGLPTLYFLLQAIGVEIERSALGRRWHLRGGVRGWMFAATMILAPASLLFHAAFLRRVVIPFLNVLGA, encoded by the coding sequence ATGGCCCTTTCCCTTTACGGTGGTTTCAAATGGCTGACGTGGCAGCGGGCGGTTTGCGAACTGCGGCTGATGCGACCGCCGCTGGCCCGGTCGCTCGCGTACTTGTTTCTTTGGCCGGGCATGAACGCCACACGGTTCTTGTCGGCCGCCAAGGTCGAGCGGCCGAACGGCGTGGAGTGGCTGAGAGGCGTTCGGAATGTGCTGACCGGCACGGCACTTGTCTGGCTGATCGCTGGCCGTTTTTTACCGCGGCAACCCTGCGCCGCGGGTTGGGCCGGCTTGGTGGGCATCGGCTTATGGCTACACTTCGGTATACTGCAACTTCTGTCGCTCGCCTGGCAACGGGCCGGCGTCTATGCAACCCCAATCATGCAGCGGCCAGCGTCCGCCACATCACTCGCCGATTTCTGGGGCCGACGCTGGAACACGGCGTTCCGCGACCTGGCGTATCAACTGATCTTTCGTCCGCTGGCACGACGCTGGGGAGCACGCCGGGCTATGACCGCCGCGTTCCTGTTTTCGGGCGTTCTGCACGATCTGGCGATCTCCGTTCCCGCACGGGCCGGTTACGGTCTGCCCACGCTTTACTTCCTCTTGCAAGCGATCGGAGTGGAGATTGAACGATCGGCGCTGGGACGGCGATGGCATTTACGCGGCGGCGTGCGAGGCTGGATGTTCGCGGCGACAATGATCTTGGCCCCCGCTTCACTCCTGTTTCATGCCGCCTTTCTCCGCCGCGTCGTCATACCATTCTTGAACGTTTTGGGAGCATAG
- a CDS encoding class I SAM-dependent methyltransferase, with the protein MEEQGCSTLAAGVDGRILDRLTLAMCFRETLVYNGQESRRPRLSARAAAARPPSIAMHKDALICPVCRQRCSLLDVVDFNKSCEERRGTFLSPAGVPIYYAFCGGCGFCFAPEMSTWSLEKFEDKVYNDDYAVVDPDYKEVRPRGNAGTLVSLFGSLPRSVRHLDYGGGNGVLVDLLRTSGWNSISYDPLVNRDVSAEQLGRFELITAFEVFEHVPDVQQLMSHLRSLLAPDGLVLFSTLLSDGSIHRNQRLSWWYASPRNGHISLFSRNSLALLAQNHGFHFGSFSVGCHILFSNIPPWAAHIIRVSNR; encoded by the coding sequence ATGGAAGAGCAAGGATGCTCAACGCTGGCAGCGGGAGTAGATGGCCGTATTTTGGATCGGTTGACCCTGGCGATGTGTTTCCGCGAGACCTTGGTTTATAATGGCCAGGAAAGCCGTCGGCCCCGTCTTTCTGCACGTGCTGCGGCTGCAAGACCGCCTTCCATAGCCATGCACAAAGACGCATTGATCTGCCCGGTTTGCCGCCAACGATGCTCGTTGCTTGACGTCGTGGACTTCAACAAGTCATGCGAGGAACGAAGGGGCACGTTTCTCAGTCCGGCCGGCGTTCCAATCTACTACGCTTTCTGCGGCGGATGCGGCTTCTGCTTCGCCCCGGAGATGTCAACCTGGTCCTTAGAGAAATTCGAAGACAAAGTATACAACGACGACTATGCCGTCGTGGACCCGGATTACAAGGAAGTGCGGCCTCGCGGAAATGCCGGCACCTTGGTTTCTCTCTTCGGCAGTTTACCTCGGTCAGTCCGACATCTGGATTATGGTGGCGGAAACGGAGTTCTCGTCGACCTTCTGCGCACGTCAGGTTGGAATTCGATATCCTACGACCCCCTGGTGAACCGAGACGTCAGTGCCGAACAGCTTGGCCGCTTCGAGCTGATTACAGCCTTTGAGGTCTTCGAACATGTGCCTGATGTCCAGCAGTTGATGTCCCATTTGCGGTCGCTGCTCGCTCCGGATGGACTCGTGTTGTTTTCCACCTTATTGTCGGACGGGAGCATTCACCGCAACCAACGACTGAGCTGGTGGTATGCCTCTCCCCGAAACGGCCACATCAGCCTGTTTTCGAGAAACAGCCTCGCCCTTCTGGCGCAAAACCACGGGTTCCATTTTGGCAGCTTTTCGGTTGGCTGTCATATTTTGTTCTCGAACATACCGCCTTGGGCCGCTCACATTATTCGGGTGTCCAATCGCTAG